The proteins below are encoded in one region of Microbacterium pygmaeum:
- a CDS encoding hemerythrin domain-containing protein: MAVALPSSGTTSSAQQARCDTDDMKLVHGLLRLLFREAPDLVRSVGRTHPLRRDAVSAHVSMISGMLHGHHRTEDSMLWDALEQRAPSCAVHVSAMRRQHDDMAALLAALDEEVAAWNTRRGPDDGSVVATLERIRTVLETHLGAEEVLILPVAQLALSQKEWDLLGKTSQKHTPKDVMFVQLGYLIQSLPERTRRDWVRANLPFLVRALWATIGRRRYSRYRAAMAVEA; this comes from the coding sequence ATGGCTGTCGCCCTGCCCTCATCCGGAACGACCTCGTCAGCGCAGCAGGCGCGCTGCGACACCGACGACATGAAGCTCGTCCATGGTCTGTTGCGCCTGCTCTTTCGTGAGGCCCCCGATCTCGTGCGCTCCGTCGGTCGCACGCACCCTCTCCGCCGAGACGCGGTGTCGGCGCACGTGTCGATGATCTCCGGGATGCTCCACGGCCATCACCGCACAGAGGACTCGATGCTGTGGGACGCACTCGAGCAGCGCGCGCCCTCCTGCGCCGTCCACGTCAGCGCGATGCGTCGGCAACACGACGACATGGCGGCACTGCTCGCGGCGCTCGATGAAGAAGTCGCCGCGTGGAACACTCGCCGCGGACCGGACGACGGGTCCGTGGTCGCGACGCTCGAGCGCATCCGGACGGTGTTGGAGACTCACCTGGGAGCGGAGGAGGTACTCATCCTGCCAGTCGCGCAGCTGGCTCTGTCGCAGAAGGAGTGGGATCTACTCGGCAAAACGAGCCAGAAGCACACGCCGAAGGACGTCATGTTCGTCCAGCTCGGCTACCTCATCCAGTCGTTACCGGAGCGCACCCGGCGCGACTGGGTCCGTGCCAACCTGCCGTTCCTGGTCCGGGCGCTGTGGGCGACCATCGGACGACGTCGGTATTCGCGCTATCGTGCCGCCATGGCGGTGGAAGCGTGA
- a CDS encoding aldehyde dehydrogenase family protein, giving the protein MVVSRAALREEVAAHPWRLLIGGELREAEGGARFTDVDPFAEAPLAQVPDASAADVDDAAEAAAAALPGWRQFTALERAKLVHDFADIVQAHGEQLAGLDAIDTGSPIANARFDVKIAVDQIRMYANFALEMKGQTIPSSSALHYTVRQPVGVVAKIFPYNHPLMFGCRVAAPLVAGNTCVIKPPEAAPLSVLRLGELLRDVFPAGVLNIVVGDGPAVPDRLVRHRHVRRIGFIGSEPTGRAIQKAAAESGVKHVTLELGGKNAMVVFDDADLDRAAAGAVNGMNFTWSGQSCGSNSRVLVQRSIYPAMTEKIAALVKARTIGDPLSEDSEQGTMINRAQFDKSMRYIDLARQEGARVVAGGGKPAGDGYDTGYFVAATVLADVAPDSTVGQEEIFGPVMSMIPFDTEEEAVGIANGVEYGLTASVWTKDLGRAHRVAHEFEAGYIWVNASSIHYPGTPYGGVKRSGVGGKEECLEELLSYTEEKVVNVVY; this is encoded by the coding sequence ATGGTCGTATCGCGAGCCGCACTGCGCGAAGAGGTCGCGGCCCATCCGTGGCGGCTGCTGATCGGCGGGGAACTGCGGGAGGCGGAGGGCGGCGCCAGGTTCACCGACGTCGACCCTTTCGCGGAGGCGCCCCTCGCACAGGTGCCCGACGCGTCTGCGGCCGACGTCGACGACGCGGCCGAGGCGGCAGCCGCCGCGCTCCCGGGCTGGCGCCAGTTTACTGCGCTCGAGCGCGCGAAGCTCGTCCACGATTTCGCCGATATCGTGCAGGCCCACGGCGAACAGCTCGCAGGACTGGATGCGATCGACACGGGCTCGCCGATCGCCAACGCACGCTTCGACGTGAAGATCGCCGTCGATCAGATCCGGATGTACGCGAACTTCGCGCTTGAGATGAAGGGGCAGACCATCCCCTCCAGCAGCGCTCTGCACTACACCGTGCGGCAGCCGGTGGGAGTGGTCGCGAAGATCTTCCCGTACAACCATCCGCTCATGTTCGGATGTCGTGTGGCCGCGCCGCTCGTGGCAGGCAACACCTGCGTCATCAAGCCGCCCGAGGCCGCGCCGCTGTCGGTTCTGCGTCTCGGCGAGCTGCTGCGCGATGTCTTTCCGGCGGGCGTGCTCAACATCGTCGTCGGCGACGGCCCCGCCGTCCCCGACCGCCTCGTGCGGCACCGACACGTGCGTCGCATCGGATTCATCGGGTCCGAGCCCACCGGGCGGGCGATCCAGAAGGCGGCGGCCGAGTCGGGGGTCAAGCACGTCACGCTGGAGCTGGGCGGCAAGAACGCGATGGTCGTCTTCGACGACGCCGATCTCGACCGAGCGGCTGCCGGCGCCGTGAACGGCATGAACTTTACCTGGTCGGGTCAGTCGTGCGGATCGAACTCGCGCGTGCTCGTGCAGCGCTCGATCTATCCGGCCATGACCGAGAAGATCGCCGCGCTCGTGAAGGCCCGGACGATCGGAGACCCTCTGAGTGAGGATTCCGAACAGGGAACCATGATCAACCGGGCCCAGTTCGACAAGTCGATGCGCTACATCGACCTGGCGAGGCAAGAGGGCGCACGCGTCGTCGCCGGCGGTGGCAAGCCCGCGGGCGACGGCTACGACACCGGGTACTTCGTCGCCGCCACCGTGCTCGCCGATGTCGCCCCGGATTCGACCGTGGGGCAGGAGGAGATCTTCGGTCCGGTCATGTCGATGATTCCCTTCGACACGGAAGAGGAAGCCGTGGGCATCGCCAACGGCGTCGAGTATGGCCTGACAGCGAGCGTGTGGACGAAGGATCTCGGCCGCGCGCACCGCGTCGCCCACGAGTTCGAGGCCGGGTACATCTGGGTGAACGCGTCGTCCATCCACTATCCGGGCACGCCGTACGGCGGGGTCAAGCGGTCCGGCGTCGGCGGCAAGGAGGAGTGTCTGGAAGAGCTCCTCTCGTACACCGAAGAGAAGGTCGTCAATGTCGTTTACTGA
- the istB gene encoding IS21-like element helper ATPase IstB, with the protein MASGKTTDAVKQITYLAGALKAPRITEAAGRMADQARDAGWSFEDYLAAVLEREVSARNASGAELRIKAGGFPARKTLDDFDWDAQPTARQQIAALASGGFLLEAQNVVLLGPPGTGKTHLATALGIVAAKHGHRVLFATATDWVTRLTDAHRQGRLPQELARLRRYGLIIVDEVGYLPFEQDAANLFFQLVSSRYEHASLILTSNLPFSGWGGVFGDQAVAAAMIDRIVHHADVLTLKGASYRLRGRGIDSLPSIRTTTDETPG; encoded by the coding sequence ATGGCGTCGGGCAAGACCACGGACGCGGTCAAGCAGATCACGTATCTCGCCGGCGCGCTGAAAGCACCTCGGATCACTGAAGCCGCCGGCCGGATGGCCGACCAGGCCCGGGATGCCGGCTGGTCGTTCGAGGACTATCTCGCCGCGGTCCTGGAGCGTGAGGTTTCAGCACGGAACGCGTCCGGCGCGGAGCTGCGGATCAAAGCAGGAGGGTTCCCCGCGAGGAAGACCCTCGACGACTTCGATTGGGATGCCCAGCCGACCGCACGGCAGCAGATCGCCGCCCTGGCATCCGGAGGGTTCCTGCTCGAAGCGCAGAACGTCGTGCTGCTCGGACCGCCCGGAACCGGGAAGACCCACCTCGCCACCGCGCTGGGGATTGTCGCCGCCAAGCACGGGCACCGGGTGTTGTTCGCGACCGCGACGGACTGGGTCACCCGCCTCACCGACGCCCACCGGCAAGGCCGGCTCCCGCAAGAGCTCGCCCGGCTCCGACGTTACGGGCTGATCATCGTCGATGAAGTCGGTTACCTGCCGTTCGAGCAAGACGCCGCGAACCTGTTCTTCCAACTCGTCTCGTCCCGCTACGAACACGCCTCGCTGATCCTCACCAGCAACCTGCCGTTCTCCGGCTGGGGCGGCGTGTTCGGGGACCAAGCCGTCGCCGCCGCGATGATCGACCGCATCGTCCACCACGCAGACGTCCTCACCCTGAAGGGCGCCAGCTACCGACTCCGCGGACGAGGCATCGACAGCCTCCCAAGCATCCGCACCACCACCGACGAAACCCCTGGCTAG
- a CDS encoding hydantoinase B/oxoprolinase family protein — protein MSTIIESTPSLIGDDHLEDIDPISFEVIRNKLSAITEEQSITLKAVSGSPVVTDATDFNVGTYLSDGQIVTMGPQILFHSGSMASVVRNLIIDCEDDPGIEEGDMFILNDPYKGALHQPDVTVIAPVFYNGERIAFVGCCAHQIDIGGMNFGSWSFRARGIQEEAMLLPGIKLVEGGKLRSDLWSMIMRMTRMPTTVGLDLKAMIAANNVAVKRLTELCDRYGVQTVLSVMHHEIRNSEAAVRQALRELPDGVFRAVDFLDHDGHDNKIYAFLLTLTKKGETLEFDFTGTSPQAPGFINCTYSGLIAGVYTAMLPTLAPNVRWNEGILRAVTIKAPEGIVANAKWPAPVSGASVSGTWLVCNVAFQALSRLVSTSPSTTKFGAGVTKGHMSIMVLSGTDRDGLPYGNFLLDSMAGGGGAYNDHDGLTGSGDFCAPRPTITNVETHEANGPILFLYRSILPDTGGAGRQRGGNGVGLAITPHDTDSLTAMLVGHGIQVPNSAGIFGGFEGACGINELLKAPEGVSPVGLVSSHADHAQWPGERVDVGAKPGFVPLGPGDVISYTFQGGGGYGDPIERSLDAVSEDVRLGYVTPGEAQGVYGVVVSEAGEVDLGATDERRSTIRAERLSGTPGRTSGAAEISGRQLTPRLTLTSDGAIVDACGHSFGTTPDWKSNAVIRVVESSSHGKHVVTHEDLEIREYVCPSCGTLLESNVTRIGAEDLITSELL, from the coding sequence ATGAGCACCATTATCGAGAGCACCCCGAGCCTGATCGGTGACGACCACCTCGAGGACATCGACCCGATCAGCTTCGAGGTCATCCGCAACAAGCTGTCCGCCATCACCGAAGAGCAGTCGATCACGTTGAAGGCGGTGTCGGGATCCCCCGTGGTCACCGACGCCACCGACTTCAACGTCGGCACCTACCTCTCCGACGGTCAAATCGTCACGATGGGGCCGCAGATCCTCTTCCACTCTGGCTCCATGGCGTCGGTGGTGCGGAACCTCATCATCGACTGCGAGGACGACCCGGGCATCGAGGAGGGTGACATGTTCATCCTCAATGACCCGTACAAGGGCGCCCTGCATCAACCCGACGTCACCGTCATCGCCCCCGTCTTCTACAACGGCGAGCGCATCGCATTCGTCGGATGCTGCGCGCATCAGATCGACATCGGGGGCATGAACTTCGGCTCCTGGTCCTTCCGCGCCCGCGGTATCCAGGAGGAGGCGATGCTGCTGCCGGGGATCAAGCTCGTCGAGGGCGGGAAGCTGCGCAGCGACCTGTGGTCGATGATCATGCGGATGACCCGCATGCCCACGACCGTCGGGCTCGACCTGAAGGCGATGATCGCCGCCAACAACGTCGCGGTGAAGCGTCTCACCGAACTGTGCGACCGCTACGGCGTGCAGACTGTGCTGTCGGTGATGCATCACGAGATCCGCAACTCCGAGGCGGCGGTGCGTCAGGCGCTGCGCGAGCTGCCCGACGGCGTCTTCCGCGCGGTCGACTTCCTCGATCACGACGGACACGACAACAAGATCTACGCCTTCCTGCTCACACTGACCAAGAAGGGCGAGACACTCGAGTTCGATTTCACCGGAACGTCTCCACAGGCGCCCGGGTTCATCAACTGCACCTATTCCGGGCTCATCGCCGGCGTCTACACCGCGATGCTCCCGACACTCGCGCCCAACGTGCGATGGAACGAAGGCATCCTGCGCGCCGTGACCATCAAGGCGCCCGAGGGCATCGTCGCGAACGCGAAGTGGCCCGCTCCGGTGTCGGGAGCTTCGGTGTCGGGGACGTGGCTGGTCTGCAACGTCGCGTTCCAGGCGCTTTCCCGCCTGGTCTCGACCTCTCCCTCGACGACTAAGTTCGGTGCGGGCGTCACCAAGGGGCATATGAGCATCATGGTGCTCTCCGGCACCGATCGGGACGGCCTGCCGTACGGCAACTTCCTGCTCGACTCGATGGCGGGGGGCGGCGGTGCGTACAACGACCACGACGGCCTGACCGGCTCCGGGGACTTCTGCGCGCCGCGACCCACGATCACCAACGTGGAGACGCACGAGGCCAACGGACCCATCCTGTTCCTCTATCGCAGCATCCTCCCCGACACCGGCGGCGCCGGCCGGCAGCGCGGCGGCAACGGGGTGGGGCTGGCGATCACCCCGCACGACACCGATTCCCTCACGGCGATGCTGGTCGGGCACGGCATTCAGGTACCCAACAGCGCCGGGATCTTTGGCGGCTTCGAGGGTGCCTGCGGCATCAACGAATTGCTGAAGGCGCCGGAGGGAGTCTCGCCGGTGGGGCTGGTCAGCTCGCACGCCGACCACGCACAGTGGCCGGGGGAACGGGTCGATGTCGGCGCGAAGCCGGGGTTCGTCCCGCTCGGCCCGGGGGATGTCATCTCGTACACCTTCCAGGGAGGCGGGGGCTACGGCGACCCCATCGAGCGGTCCCTCGACGCGGTCTCAGAAGACGTGCGGCTCGGATACGTCACTCCCGGAGAGGCCCAGGGCGTCTACGGCGTCGTCGTCTCGGAAGCGGGCGAGGTCGATCTCGGCGCGACCGATGAGCGCCGGTCCACCATCCGTGCGGAGCGCCTCAGCGGTACACCCGGCCGCACGAGCGGAGCGGCCGAGATCAGCGGTCGGCAGCTCACGCCGCGCCTGACGCTCACGAGCGACGGAGCCATCGTCGATGCCTGCGGGCACTCGTTCGGGACGACGCCAGACTGGAAGTCGAACGCTGTCATCCGCGTCGTCGAGTCGTCGAGCCACGGCAAGCACGTCGTGACCCACGAGGACCTCGAGATCCGCGAATACGTCTGCCCCTCGTGCGGCACCCTGCTCGAGTCGAACGTCACTCGGATCGGCGCGGAGGACCTGATCACCTCGGAGCTGCTATGA
- the istA gene encoding IS21 family transposase: MITLEDWALIRRLAAEGVPKARIAERLGISRTTVLKAVRSDSPPQYERTPTESSFVAFEPRVRALLAETPDMPATVLAERVGWTGSITWFRAGVKQLRPEFRPIDPADRLSWEPGDAAQCDLWFPPKKISLEDGTAKLLPVLVITAAHSRFVVGRMIPTRTTEDLLLGSWELIQQLGRVPRRLIWDNEGGIGRAHRPAAGVAAFMGTLATKLVLLPPRDPESKGVVERRNGWFETSFMPGRSFTSPADFNTQFTDWLAKANTRVVRTIRAAPTSRLDADRAAMLPLPPIPIHLGWRNSIRLGRDYYVRLDTNDYSVDPTVIGRMVDVTADLERVKVRADGRVVADHARVWARGTTVTDPAHVEIAARLRKQFQQPRAVAVGDDLIRDLADYDRAFGLVTGDGNS, from the coding sequence GTGATCACTTTGGAGGACTGGGCGTTGATCCGGCGGTTGGCTGCGGAGGGCGTGCCGAAGGCGCGTATCGCGGAGCGGTTGGGGATCTCTAGGACGACGGTGTTGAAGGCGGTCCGGTCGGATTCGCCGCCGCAGTATGAGCGGACGCCGACGGAGTCCTCGTTCGTCGCGTTCGAGCCGCGGGTGCGGGCGTTGCTCGCGGAGACGCCGGATATGCCGGCGACGGTGCTCGCGGAGCGGGTCGGCTGGACGGGGTCGATCACCTGGTTCCGGGCGGGGGTGAAGCAGTTGCGGCCGGAGTTCCGGCCGATCGATCCGGCGGACCGGTTGAGCTGGGAGCCGGGTGACGCGGCGCAGTGTGATCTCTGGTTCCCGCCGAAGAAGATCTCGCTCGAGGATGGCACGGCCAAGCTGTTGCCGGTGCTGGTGATCACGGCGGCGCATTCGAGGTTTGTGGTCGGTCGGATGATCCCGACCCGGACGACCGAGGATCTGCTGCTGGGATCGTGGGAGTTGATCCAGCAGCTCGGGCGGGTCCCGCGCAGGTTGATCTGGGACAACGAGGGCGGTATCGGGAGAGCGCATCGCCCTGCCGCCGGTGTTGCCGCGTTCATGGGGACTCTCGCGACGAAGCTGGTGTTGCTGCCGCCGCGGGACCCGGAATCGAAAGGTGTCGTCGAGCGGCGCAACGGGTGGTTTGAGACCTCGTTCATGCCCGGCCGGTCCTTCACGTCCCCGGCGGACTTCAACACGCAGTTCACCGACTGGCTGGCCAAAGCGAATACTCGGGTGGTGCGTACGATCCGGGCTGCGCCGACGTCTCGGTTGGACGCGGACCGGGCCGCGATGCTGCCGTTGCCGCCGATCCCGATCCATCTGGGCTGGCGCAATAGCATCCGGTTGGGCCGGGACTACTACGTCCGCCTCGACACCAACGACTACTCCGTGGACCCGACAGTGATCGGCCGGATGGTCGATGTCACGGCCGACCTGGAGCGGGTGAAGGTCCGCGCGGACGGCCGAGTCGTCGCCGACCATGCCCGGGTTTGGGCGCGTGGGACCACGGTCACCGACCCGGCCCACGTGGAGATCGCCGCGCGGCTCCGTAAACAGTTCCAGCAACCCCGCGCGGTCGCGGTCGGCGACGATCTGATCCGGGATCTGGCCGACTACGACCGGGCGTTCGGGCTGGTCACCGGCGACGGGAACAGCTGA
- a CDS encoding LuxR C-terminal-related transcriptional regulator: MPAEGASSERMSARLGVVEKTVRNYLSGMYPKLDAVERVTAATAARDYLARHKCSSNSSRPATNTPR, from the coding sequence GTGCCGGCTGAAGGGGCTAGTAGCGAGCGGATGTCGGCCCGACTCGGTGTCGTCGAGAAGACCGTTCGGAACTACCTCTCAGGCATGTACCCGAAGCTGGACGCAGTCGAGCGAGTCACCGCGGCGACTGCCGCTCGCGACTACCTCGCCCGCCACAAGTGTTCTTCCAACTCGTCTCGTCCCGCTACGAACACGCCTCGCTGA
- a CDS encoding iron-containing alcohol dehydrogenase translates to MSTGSFSVPTEVFAGVGSLSELPAVLRRHGVTRLAVVTDAALVATGLLDFVLEHIPDAAPVTILTLPPNPDVQPVEDAAEAARAAGADAVLAIGGGSALGEERRWRFG, encoded by the coding sequence ATGAGCACCGGCTCCTTCTCGGTGCCCACGGAGGTCTTCGCCGGCGTCGGCAGCCTGAGCGAGCTGCCCGCCGTACTGCGTCGGCATGGGGTGACTCGGTTGGCGGTCGTCACGGACGCCGCGCTCGTCGCTACCGGTCTGCTCGACTTCGTGCTCGAGCACATCCCCGACGCGGCTCCCGTGACGATCCTCACCCTCCCGCCGAATCCCGACGTGCAGCCCGTGGAGGATGCGGCCGAGGCCGCACGCGCGGCCGGTGCCGACGCCGTTCTCGCCATCGGCGGTGGCAGCGCGCTCGGGGAGGAAAGGCGGTGGCGATTCGGCTGA
- a CDS encoding iron-containing alcohol dehydrogenase has translation MAIRLTNDAPIGAYEGVDRVPNRPAPTIAVPTTAGSGSEVSNALVLHEPGRSTELVVRGRGCEPRAAILDARLLRGLPENPLLFAALDALAHCLESLWAVGRTSFTTALALEAADRIIDLLPSAVAGVASGANRSGENDEVLQQLLEASSMANMACGNSGLGLVHALASAVDVTLAHGLQTGLLLPHVANFNAQTLAPPARALLPRVDALYTQLGFEASYAVASSDPVPAGVLVRATQGHPFRANNARPSSDEEVAEVALAAGATR, from the coding sequence GTGGCGATTCGGCTGACCAACGATGCGCCCATCGGCGCGTACGAGGGAGTCGATCGCGTACCGAACCGGCCTGCCCCCACCATCGCCGTCCCCACGACAGCGGGCAGCGGCAGCGAGGTGTCGAATGCGCTCGTGCTGCACGAGCCCGGACGCTCCACCGAACTGGTGGTGCGGGGTCGCGGCTGCGAGCCGAGGGCGGCCATCCTCGACGCACGGTTGCTTCGCGGTCTTCCGGAGAACCCGCTCCTCTTCGCCGCTCTCGACGCTCTCGCGCACTGTCTCGAGTCGCTCTGGGCGGTGGGGCGGACCTCCTTCACCACGGCGCTCGCGCTCGAGGCGGCGGACCGGATCATCGATCTGCTGCCCTCCGCCGTGGCGGGGGTCGCGAGCGGGGCGAACCGTTCGGGTGAGAACGATGAGGTGCTGCAGCAGCTGCTCGAAGCGAGTTCGATGGCGAACATGGCCTGCGGCAACTCCGGACTGGGCCTCGTGCACGCTCTCGCGAGCGCCGTCGATGTCACGCTCGCGCACGGGCTCCAGACCGGACTCCTCCTTCCGCATGTCGCGAACTTCAACGCGCAGACCCTCGCGCCGCCCGCGCGGGCGCTCCTTCCGCGCGTCGACGCGCTCTATACGCAGCTCGGATTCGAGGCGTCCTACGCCGTCGCGTCCTCGGATCCCGTCCCCGCGGGAGTTCTCGTCCGAGCAACGCAGGGACATCCTTTCCGTGCCAACAACGCCAGACCCTCCAGCGACGAGGAAGTGGCCGAAGTCGCCCTCGCCGCCGGAGCGACCCGATGA
- a CDS encoding class II aldolase/adducin family protein encodes MRTTTTASQLIDDLVDANHVLVDRGVLDAYGHVSGRHPDDPEKFLIARNLAPGLVTAADIQVLDLDGGTDDERPSYLERFIHGEIYRARPDVHSVVHSHSASVIPFTISNRPLQAVWHMAGFLGEGVPVYEIREDAGMGSDLLVRTPELGAGLAASLGEGAVALMRGHGSVTVGDSIPHAVWRAVFAELNARALAVAVGLGEVTPLTAEEGIAAAKSNYGQIRRPWELWRAEARAGRRG; translated from the coding sequence ATGAGGACGACGACGACCGCTTCGCAGCTGATCGACGACCTGGTCGACGCCAACCACGTGCTCGTCGACCGCGGGGTGCTCGACGCCTACGGTCACGTCAGCGGCCGACACCCCGACGACCCGGAGAAGTTCCTGATCGCCCGGAACCTCGCACCCGGCCTCGTCACCGCCGCGGACATCCAGGTCCTCGACCTCGACGGCGGCACGGACGATGAGCGACCGAGCTACCTGGAGCGCTTCATCCACGGCGAGATCTATCGGGCGCGCCCCGATGTGCACTCCGTCGTGCACAGCCACTCGGCGTCGGTGATCCCGTTCACCATCTCGAATCGCCCCCTGCAGGCGGTCTGGCACATGGCGGGATTCTTGGGTGAGGGCGTGCCCGTCTATGAGATCCGCGAGGACGCCGGGATGGGCAGTGACCTGCTCGTGCGCACCCCGGAGCTCGGGGCAGGGCTCGCGGCCAGCCTCGGGGAGGGTGCTGTCGCTCTCATGCGGGGACACGGATCGGTGACGGTCGGCGACTCGATACCCCACGCCGTGTGGCGCGCGGTCTTCGCAGAACTCAACGCGCGCGCGCTCGCCGTGGCCGTCGGGTTGGGCGAGGTCACCCCCCTCACCGCGGAGGAGGGCATCGCCGCGGCGAAGTCGAACTACGGGCAGATCCGTCGTCCTTGGGAGCTGTGGCGCGCCGAGGCACGAGCCGGGCGCCGCGGGTAG
- a CDS encoding hydantoinase/oxoprolinase family protein, with product MSKTEARSGELYIGVDTGGTFTDIVVMDGEGRVYADKAPTTPHSLDEGVFAALKIVADVRGESIEGMLSKVAVFGHGTTQATNALIERRGTKTGLLTTRGFGDTIILQRLMGFTAGLPIERLGDFSARAYPDPIVPRTLIAEIPERVDQAGAVLLELDETTARAEIQRLVDEGVGAFAISLLWSFRNDAHEKRLRELIREIAGDTVYVSISSEINPVLGEYERTATTVLNAYLGPTVERYLELLERKLREAGLSGRFSVLNSVGGVMGAKEAAAKAVLLLGSGPTGGVLGSFHLAKELGHDNIITSDMGGTSFDVGLVVGGQPVVKAVTEVAQYHVATPMVDITAIGAGGGSIAQVVHGKLLVGPESAGAYPGPVCYGRGGEQVTVTDADVVLGVIDPDNFLGGRMKIDKAAAERAIQTLIAEPLGISVVEAAAGIRHIVDNRMAGTLRELTVGRGHDPRDFVLYAYGGAGPMHCAGFGAELGVSAILVPATSMAHSAYGALAADIHHTVERSQVFRSFPGNPEPWKEFDIDEIWKIFAELEHEALEQLERDDVPRDVAIITRAVDMRYRSQTHELIVPVTTALADPSELKTLVDDFERAYEDTYGKGAGFRDAGVEIATFRVAGIGRTQKPTFSEITPPVPAERPGRRVFDVRAMQWCEAPVHDWNSMQPGAVIPGPTIVEHPTTTVYVASQQEVQMDHIGNLVITALDL from the coding sequence ATGAGTAAAACGGAAGCCCGATCCGGAGAGCTGTACATCGGTGTCGACACCGGCGGCACCTTCACCGACATCGTGGTCATGGACGGGGAGGGCAGGGTGTATGCCGACAAGGCCCCGACCACCCCGCACTCGCTGGACGAGGGCGTCTTCGCCGCGCTCAAGATCGTGGCCGACGTGCGCGGGGAGAGCATCGAGGGGATGCTGAGCAAAGTCGCCGTCTTCGGCCACGGCACCACCCAGGCGACCAACGCGCTCATCGAGCGCCGGGGCACGAAGACCGGCCTGCTGACCACGCGTGGATTCGGCGACACCATCATCCTGCAGCGTCTGATGGGATTCACCGCGGGCCTGCCGATCGAGCGCCTGGGTGACTTCTCCGCCCGCGCCTACCCCGACCCGATCGTGCCGCGCACGCTGATCGCCGAGATCCCTGAGCGCGTCGATCAGGCGGGCGCCGTGCTCCTCGAACTCGACGAGACGACCGCCCGCGCCGAGATCCAGCGTCTTGTGGACGAAGGTGTCGGAGCGTTCGCGATCAGTCTGCTCTGGTCTTTCCGCAACGACGCCCACGAGAAGCGGCTGCGCGAACTGATCCGCGAGATCGCTGGGGACACCGTGTACGTCTCGATCTCCAGCGAGATCAACCCCGTCCTCGGCGAGTACGAGCGCACAGCGACGACCGTGCTCAACGCCTACCTCGGCCCGACCGTCGAGCGCTACCTCGAACTGCTCGAGCGCAAGCTCCGTGAAGCGGGCCTGTCCGGGCGGTTCTCGGTGCTCAACAGCGTCGGCGGTGTCATGGGAGCCAAGGAGGCAGCGGCCAAGGCCGTGCTGCTGCTGGGCTCTGGCCCGACCGGCGGCGTGCTCGGCTCGTTCCACCTCGCGAAGGAGCTCGGTCACGACAACATCATCACCTCCGACATGGGCGGCACGTCCTTCGACGTCGGCCTCGTGGTCGGCGGTCAGCCGGTGGTCAAGGCGGTGACGGAGGTCGCGCAATACCACGTCGCCACGCCGATGGTCGACATCACGGCCATCGGCGCCGGCGGCGGATCGATCGCGCAGGTCGTCCACGGCAAACTCCTCGTCGGGCCGGAGAGCGCCGGGGCCTACCCGGGACCGGTCTGCTACGGGCGCGGCGGCGAACAGGTCACGGTCACCGACGCGGACGTCGTGCTGGGCGTCATCGACCCCGACAACTTCCTCGGCGGCCGGATGAAGATCGACAAGGCCGCCGCCGAGCGAGCGATCCAGACTCTTATCGCCGAGCCGTTGGGCATCAGCGTCGTTGAGGCAGCGGCCGGCATTCGGCACATCGTCGACAACCGGATGGCGGGCACACTGCGTGAGCTGACCGTTGGACGCGGACACGACCCGCGCGACTTCGTCCTCTACGCCTACGGCGGGGCGGGTCCCATGCACTGCGCGGGCTTCGGCGCCGAGCTGGGTGTCAGCGCGATCCTCGTGCCGGCGACCTCGATGGCGCACTCCGCCTACGGAGCCCTCGCCGCCGACATCCACCACACCGTCGAGCGTTCCCAGGTGTTCCGCTCCTTCCCGGGCAATCCCGAACCGTGGAAGGAGTTCGACATCGACGAGATCTGGAAGATCTTCGCGGAACTCGAACACGAGGCCCTCGAGCAGCTGGAGCGTGATGACGTTCCGCGCGACGTAGCGATCATCACCCGTGCGGTCGATATGCGATACCGCAGCCAGACCCACGAGCTCATCGTGCCCGTGACCACCGCGCTCGCGGATCCGTCGGAGCTGAAGACACTCGTCGACGATTTCGAGCGCGCCTACGAGGACACCTACGGCAAGGGCGCCGGCTTCCGTGACGCCGGCGTCGAGATCGCGACCTTCCGCGTGGCGGGCATCGGTCGCACGCAGAAGCCGACCTTCAGCGAGATCACGCCGCCCGTCCCGGCGGAGCGCCCGGGCCGGCGGGTCTTCGACGTGCGGGCGATGCAGTGGTGTGAGGCGCCGGTACACGACTGGAACTCGATGCAACCCGGCGCCGTCATCCCGGGCCCGACGATCGTCGAGCACCCCACCACCACCGTCTACGTGGCAAGCCAGCAGGAAGTGCAGATGGACCACATCGGCAATCTCGTCATCACCGCTTTAGATCTCTGA